The following coding sequences are from one Nicotiana tomentosiformis chromosome 3, ASM39032v3, whole genome shotgun sequence window:
- the LOC104115073 gene encoding uncharacterized protein At3g17950 isoform X2: MLDPASDLVPPPSSPTISSVSSSDLDTESTGSFFHDRSITLGTLMGVTFQAITFRAPSMTQNRQSNVESSVGAGSSRKNRKSKKSRVAAVAAAAEEEERRNCRRRRWWRLCRDECDSKPASLGEYLEVERRLGDGAIDSGAAAAAAAELEGVIIDTQPTNGRTLFADGRVLPPVEAEEESSSAGALGLCRFSVASLSGICSRGAGCVG; encoded by the exons ATGTTGGATCCGGCGAGTGATTTGGTACCACCACCTTCTTCTCCCACAATTTCATCAGTTTCTTCTTCTGATCTCGACACTGAG TCTACAGGTTCATTTTTTCATGATCGGAGTATAACTTTAGGGACGCTTATGGGAGTTACATTCCAGGCGATCACGTTTAGAGCTCCATCAATGACTCAGAACCGCCAATCGAACGTTGAGAGCTCCGTCGGCGCGGGGAGTTCTCGGAAGAACAGGAAGTCGAAGAAGAGTAGGGTGGCAGCGGTGGCCGCGGCGGCGGAAGAGGAGGAGCGCCGGAATTGCCGACGGCGGAGGTGGTGGAGGCTATGCAGAGACGAATGCGACTCCAAACCTGCTTCGCTCGGGGAGTATCTCGAAGTCGAGCGGAGGTTGGGAGACGGAGCGATTGACAGCGGCGCGGCCGCCGCTGCGGCGGCGGAGCTTGAAGGTGTTATCATTGACACCCAGCCGACAAACGGAAGGACGTTATTCGCCGACGGGAGAGTTCTGCCGCCGGTAGAAGCTGAGGAAGAATCGTCGTCGGCGGGAGCTTTGGGGTTGTGTAGATTTTCTGTGGCGTCGCTCTCCGGAATCTGTAGCCGTGGTGCTGGCTGCGTTGGATAA
- the LOC104115073 gene encoding uncharacterized protein At3g17950 isoform X1: MLDPASDLVPPPSSPTISSVSSSDLDTEVLPCDQSTGSFFHDRSITLGTLMGVTFQAITFRAPSMTQNRQSNVESSVGAGSSRKNRKSKKSRVAAVAAAAEEEERRNCRRRRWWRLCRDECDSKPASLGEYLEVERRLGDGAIDSGAAAAAAAELEGVIIDTQPTNGRTLFADGRVLPPVEAEEESSSAGALGLCRFSVASLSGICSRGAGCVG; encoded by the exons ATGTTGGATCCGGCGAGTGATTTGGTACCACCACCTTCTTCTCCCACAATTTCATCAGTTTCTTCTTCTGATCTCGACACTGAG GTTTTACCGTGTGACCAGTCTACAGGTTCATTTTTTCATGATCGGAGTATAACTTTAGGGACGCTTATGGGAGTTACATTCCAGGCGATCACGTTTAGAGCTCCATCAATGACTCAGAACCGCCAATCGAACGTTGAGAGCTCCGTCGGCGCGGGGAGTTCTCGGAAGAACAGGAAGTCGAAGAAGAGTAGGGTGGCAGCGGTGGCCGCGGCGGCGGAAGAGGAGGAGCGCCGGAATTGCCGACGGCGGAGGTGGTGGAGGCTATGCAGAGACGAATGCGACTCCAAACCTGCTTCGCTCGGGGAGTATCTCGAAGTCGAGCGGAGGTTGGGAGACGGAGCGATTGACAGCGGCGCGGCCGCCGCTGCGGCGGCGGAGCTTGAAGGTGTTATCATTGACACCCAGCCGACAAACGGAAGGACGTTATTCGCCGACGGGAGAGTTCTGCCGCCGGTAGAAGCTGAGGAAGAATCGTCGTCGGCGGGAGCTTTGGGGTTGTGTAGATTTTCTGTGGCGTCGCTCTCCGGAATCTGTAGCCGTGGTGCTGGCTGCGTTGGATAA